The Litorilinea aerophila DNA window CCGACCTGCTGCGCCGGGTGGGCCTGCGGGCCGAGTACATGCGCCGCTTTCCCCATGCCTTCAGCGGCGGGCAACGCCAGCGCATCGGCATTGCCCGGGCCCTGGCCGCCAACCCCCGCCTGATCGTGGCCGACGAACCCGTCTCCGCGCTGGATGTGTCGGTCCAGGCCCAGGTGCTCAACCTGATGATGGACCTGCAGGACGAGTTCAAGTTGACCTACCTGTTCGTGGCCCACGACCTCAGCGTGGTGAACCAGATCAGCAACAAGGTGTTGGTGATGTACGTGGGCCGGGTGGTGGAGGTGGGACCACCCCAGGAGCTCTTCAAGGCGCCCAAGCACCCCTACACCGCCGCCCTGATCGCCTCGGTCCCCAGGCCCGACCCGTTCCAGCGCAAGGAGCGCATCATCCCCGAAGGCGAAGTGGCCAACCCGGCCAACCCGCCGTCCGGCTGCTACTTCCACCCCCGCTGCCCCTTCGCCGTGGAACGGTGCCGGCAGGAGACGCCCCAACTGGAAGAGATCGCGCCCGGCCGACTGGTGAGCTGTCACCGGGCCCGGGAACTGGAGCTGGCCGTCTGAGCCTATCCCAGGCCCACAGCGCTGGAGAGGCGAACGAGGAACAAAGCACAGAAGCCGGGGAAGTTTCCCCGGCTTCTGTGCTGGTTTCGTGGTATTGGCCTTCTGGCGGCGGTGCTGGCCACGGCAGGGGAAGCGCAGGCTCATCCGCACCTGGCCGCGCGCCCTTTCCCAGGGCCTTACCCGATGCCGTATTGGTCGCGGATGAAGGGCAGCAGCCCCAGGGGTTCCAGCCGCTCCAGGGGCGCCCGGAAGGTCACCTGCACCACGCCCGGATGGCGGCCGATTTCGATGGCGCCGGTGATGGTGGCCCGGTTCTTCACCTCCGGCACGGTCATGCCCAGGAGCTTCGCCGCCCGGGCCAGGCCGTTGTCGGTTGCCGCGTTCAGGTCGGGACCCGTCCCGATGACCGAAATGGGGGCCGACTCTTCCAGGCGCTCCACGCCCCAGGCCCGGGCCACCTGCAGGGCCCGCTCCCGCTCCTCGGCCGTCAATGGCCGGGCCAGGAAGGGGAGATCCTCCAGCACCGGCAGCAGGATGGGGCCATCGATGTGCAACCCCTTGAGCAGGTGAACCTGCAGGGTCACCGTACCGGAGACGTCACAGGTGTGGCCGGCGATCTCACCGTCGCCCTGGAGGGCGTGCATGTCGCCCAGGTAGACGCCCCCACCCGGCGCCTTCACCGGACAGATGAGGATGGCGCCGGCCCGCACCGCGTCGATGTCCATGTGGCCGTCGGTCCGGTGCTCCTCCAGCTGCTCGCTGGTGATGGCGTATTCGTGGGGCGCGCCGATGAGGAAGGCGCCGAAGTCCCCTGCGTTGTGGGAATCGGGGATGGGCATGGAGGGCGTGGTGCCCAGTTGTCCCATGAAAGGCCGCAGCCGGGCCACCAGCCCCACCAGGTCGTGGGGGGCGAAGGTCAGGATGGGGTTCTGGATGGAGTTGTCCGGCAGGGCGGCGTAGCGCTTTGCCTGGCGGGCGATCTCCTCGGCGGCCTCCTGGTGGAGGGTCACGCCGACCTGATGATTGCCGTCGAAGGCGATGGTGTAGCCGTTGGTGAAGGTGAAGGGGGTGGCATCGGCGCCGCAGTTGGCACAGCGCACGGCCTCCTGGCCGATGCCCCGGATCACCGTCTTGGGATAGAGGGTGCCACATTCCGGGCAGCGACCGGCCACGTACGGATCGCCCAGGAAGCGTCCCTGCATGTGCTGGTCGTTGCCCGAGGCCGTGGCCAGGGAGGTGACGGTGATGTCCTGGATGCGCAGCACGATGGCGTCGCCGGGTTCGGCGCCGGCCACGGCCACCGGCCGGGTCACCTCGTGGCCGCCCCGGATCTCCGGCGTAATCATGGGCCCCCAGCAGCCGGGCGCGGTATTGGCCACGATGTGGCCACCGTCCCGCACCGGGCCGAGCATGGGCTGATTGGGGTCCAGGATGCCGTTGGTGAATTCGTTGACGAAGACCGTCTCGTAGCCTGTCGTTTCCCCGTTGGCAGTAGACGAAGTCGGTTCAACCTGATATTGGGTTGCCATAGAAACCATCCTTCCTGAAGTACATAAAGAAACCGCTACACGTGACTTGATGGATGCTGATGGATGAATGTGGCCAGGGGGGGTGTCACAGGCCGCCAGACACAGGCAGCAACAGGGCGACTTCTGCGTTGGCGGTCAAGGGGGCAGTCATAGGGACATGGCGGCCGGCAATAACAGGGATGGCCGTGTCGATCTGGGCGCTCTGGGCCGGATAACGGGTCCGCAGCCAGAGGCGTAGAGATCGGCCACGGTGGCCGTTTCCGGGAGGGTCAGCTGCAGGCGCGCCTGCCCGATCTCCTGGGCCAGGCCAGCGCTGAGGCGTACGGTGATGTCCATCTCACTCCCTTTGCACTTGACCAAATCGATAGAGCGAGGGGCGCGTACCCCATGTGGGGGCTTATCGCAACGCCCCCTGGGACGGTAGGTATCTACGAAGAGGCATGCTATGGACTCCACCCAGATATTATGCCCTAACAGAGCCTGCCCAGCAAGGGGGGGCAAAAGGCGAAGGCGCGCCTAGGCGAGTGCCCCCCGGGCGCGCCTTTGGGCGCCGCCCTGTCCGTCGTAGGCAGGCGCAGCAAGCAGCGCCCCTACAGCGGCGTCCGATGGGCGAACCCCGACGATCTTGAACTATATCCATACACCATCCAAATCTTGATTTAATCCAGAATATTTGGTATGCTCCGGCCATGAAGAACGATCCGGCAGCTCTCCTGCGCCAACATGGCCTCCACGTCACCGCCCAGCGCCTGGCCGTCCTGCGGGCGGTAGCGGCGCATCCCCATATCACCGCCGACCGCGTCCTGGAATTGGCCCAGGCCGAGCTGGGGGCTATCTCCCGCCAGGCCATCTACGACGCCCTCAACACCCTGGCCGACAAAGGGCTCATCCGGCGCATCCAGCCCATGGGCTCACCGGCCCGCTACGAGGACCGGGTGGGCGACAACCACCACCACCTGATCTGCCGCAACTGTGGCCGTGTGGTGGATGTGGAGTGCGCGGTCGGCCTGGCCCCGTGCCTCACGCCCTCCGACACCATGGGTTACGAGATCGACGAGGCCGAGGTCATCTACTGGGGTCGCTGCCCCTCATGCCGGGCGCAGCCCGAAGGCGAGTCCCACCCCCCTGGATGAGCGGCGGTACCTTGCCCAGCACCCTTTCACACTACCTGCGATTTCCGGTATCTATTTCACACCACATACGCTTCATGTCACCGTTTCACATCTATCGCATACGGAGGAATACAGTATGAGCGAAAACGGCAAATGCCCGGTACACGACACCCAGGCCTATCGCACCCAGCGCCGGACCAACCGGGACTGGTGGCCGAATCAGTTGAACCTGAAGGTCCTCCACCAGAACCCGCCCGCCGGCAATCCCCTGGGCGAAGACTTCGACTACGCCGAGGCCTTCTCGACCCTGGACCTGGCGGCCGTCAAGAAGGACATCGAACAGGTGCTGACCACCTCCCAGGACTGGTGGCCGGCCGACTACGGCCACTATGGCCCCCTCATCATCCGCATGGCGTGGCACAGCGCCGGCACCTACCGGGTCAGCGACGGTCGGGGCGGCGCCTCCGACGGCACCCAGCGCTTCGCCCCCCTCAACAGCTGGCCCGATAACATCAACCTGGATCGAGCCCGCCGCCTCCTCTGGCCCGTCAAGAAGAAGTACGGCCGCAAGCTCTCCTGGGCCGACCTGATGATCCTGGCCGGCAACGTGGCGCTGGAATCCATGGGCTTCCAGACCTTTGGCTTCGGCGGCGGCCGGGAAGACGTCTGGGAGCCGGATGAGTCCGTCGACTGGGGGCCGGAAGGCGAGTGGCTGGGCGACGAGCGCCATGACGAGGAGGGCCTCCTGCGAGAGGACCTGGCCGCGGATCATATGGGCCTCATCTACGTCAATCCCGAAGGGCCCGGCGGCAAGCCGGATCCCAAAGCGGCCGCCCGCTTCATCCGCCAGTCCTTCGCCCGCATGGCCATGAACGACGAGGAGACGGTGGCCCTCATCGCCGGCGGCCACACCTTCGGCAAGACCCACGGGGCCGCGCCTTCCAGCTACCTCGGCCCGGACCCCGAGGCCGCGCCCATCGAGGCCCAGGGCCTGGGCTGGCAGAACAGCTTCGGCACCGGCAAGGGCAACGACACCATCACCAGCGGCCTGGAGGGCGCCTGGACGGCCACGCCGACCCAGTGGGACAACAGTTTCTTCGACAATCTCTTCAACTACGAGTGGGAGCTGGAAAAGAGCCCGGGCGGTGCCTGGCAGTGGCGGGCCAAGAATCCCGAAGCCCAGAACACCGTGCCCGATGCCCATGACCCGTCCAAGCGGCACGCCCCGGTGATGCTCACCACCGACCTGGCCCTGAAGGAAGATCCCATCTACCGGGAGATCTCCAAGCGCTTCCATGAAAACCCGGAGGAGTTCCAGAAAGCCTTCGCCAAGGCCTGGTACAAGCTGACCCATCGCGACATGGGCCCGCGCGTCCGCCTGCTCGGCCCCGAGGTGCCCGAGGAAGAGCTCCTGTGGCAGGACCCCATCCCAGAGGTGGACCACGAGCTGATCGGCCCCGCGGAGATCGCCGAGCTGAAGCAGCGCATCCTGGCTTCCGGCCTGACCGTGCCCCAGCTCGTCCGCACGGCCTGGGCCTCGGCCTCGACCTACCGGCACAGTGACAAGCGGGGTGGGGCCAACGGTGCCCGCATCCGCCTGGCGCCCCAGAAGGACTGGCCCGTCAACAACCCGGCGGAGCTGGCCCACGTCCTGGGCGTGTTGGAGCAGATCCAGCAGGAGTTCAACCGCTCCCGCACCGACAACGTCCGGGTCTCCCTGGCCGACCTGATCGTGTTGGGTGGCTGCGCGGCCGTGGAAAAGGCGGCCCGGGATGCCGGCTATGACGTCACCGTCCCCTTCGAGCCAGGCCGGACGGACGCCTCCCAGGAGCAGACGGACGTGGAGTCCTTCCAGTGGCTGGAGCCCAAGGCCGACGGCTTCCGCAACTACCTGAGCCAAAAGGCGAGCCGGCCAGCCGAGGAGCTGCTGGTGGACAAGGCCCAGCTGCTGAACCTGACCGCGCCCGAGATGACGGTGCTGGTGGGTGGCATGCGGGCCCTGAATGCCAACTACGACGGCTCCAACCTGGGCATTCTGACCAATCGTCCCGGCCTGCTCACCAACGATTTCTTCGTGAACCTGCTGGACATGGGCACGGAGTGGAAGGCCCTTTCCGAGGATGGGCAGCTCTTTGAGGGCCGCGATCGCGCCACCGGCGAGCACAAGTGGATCGCCAGCCGCTTCGACCTCATCTTCGGCGCCAACTCCCAGCTCCGGGCCATCGCCGAGGTCTACGCCTGCGACGACGCCGCCGAAAAGTTCGTCCACGACTTCGTGGCGGCCTGGCACAAGGTGATGAGCCTGGACCGCTTCGACCTGGCCCGGCAGCGCCTGGAGGCCAAGCTCCAGGCCAAGGGGCTGCAGCAGCAGGCGGCCTGAGCCCCGTCAGGCGTTCAGACGGTCGCCATCAACCATTGCCACAACCATAGACGACAGCCCAAAAGGGGGCGCACAGACTGTGCGCCCCCTTCGATTTTTCCTACCCGATTCTCCCTGCCCCCCTCGGGTTGGCCCCGCCGGGTCAGGTGGACGACGAAAAGGCCTTCCGTTCCACCGCCTGGCGCCGCAAAGCCGGGTGGTAGTAGGTCCCGGCCAGCCTTCAGCTTTCCAGGTCGATGAAGGCGTCGGCCTCCACCTCGATCAGCCAGGCCGGATCGATGAAACGGCTCACCTCGACCACAGTGGATGCAGGCCGCACAGCGCCGAAGAACTCCCCGTGAACCTGAGCCACCTGCGCCCAGTCTTCAATGCGTCTGAGGAAAATGCGGGTGCGCACCACATGGGCCAGGGAGGCGCCCGCCTCTTCCAGCGCGGCCTGGATAATCTCGAAACAACGCCGGGCCTGGCCGGCCGGATCGCCGGGCGCAGCGGGCGTGCCGTCGGGTGCGATGGGCGCCGTGCCGGAGACGAAGACATGGGGGCCTACCCGCACGGCCCGGGAAAAGCCGATGCGGGGCTCATAGGGGCTGCCGCTGGAGATGAGCTGCCGGTGCGCCATTTTGATTCCTCCTAGATCCTCATTCTGAAGACGGCGCACCGTTCGGCGCTACCGCATAGTTCAAGAGGATGATGCCGGATTGGGGGAAGAGCTGCTGGTCAAGCGGCTTAAGGCGGTGCCGGGACGCAGGTGGTGGCAGGAAGGGCACGCCGCTTCCCAGGAGTATGGGCACCATTGCCAGCTCCACGGTATCCACATGGCCCATGGCCAGCAGCGTCCTGAACAGTTCGCCCCCGCCAAACAGCCAGATGTCCTTCCCGGGCTGGCGGCGCAGTTGCTCCAGATAGGCCGGCGTGAGCTCGGCGACCACCGTGGCACGGGGGTGCGCCTCGGGCCGCAGGGTACGGGAGGCTACGATGAGGGCCTTGTCTGCGTAGAGGTGGCCGTAGGTGGGATCATCCAGCGACAGGATTTCATAGGTCTTGCGCCCCATGAGCAGGGTATCGAACTGGGCAAAGAAGGCCTCGAAGTCGATATCCGGCTCCGGGGGAATCCAATCCACTTCGCCGTTGGGGCCGGCGATGTAGCCGTCCAGGCTGCAGGCCACCTGGTAGCGGATGCGTCTCATTGGGTTGCTCCCTTCATCTCTTTTAAACAATCCTTACATCAGAATTTTATCCCAGGATGATAGGATGGTCCCAGCGGGAGGGAGCTTCATCTCAGGATGCTCACGCCGCCCATGGGCAACAATCGTGAAGGACGGAGAGATAACGGAGGAACAACCCATGCATCCCCAAACCCATCTTCACCCAGATTCGCCCCAGGACCTCTACGACCTGGGCCTGAAGACCGACCTGGTGATGCTGAGCCAGTCGCCCATGACCCGGCGCCGGGTGCTCAGCATGGGCCTCATGGGCATTGGCGCGCTGCTGGCGGGATGCGCGCCCATTGGGACACCCACGCCGGCGGCCACCGGCGGCCAGCCCAGCACCCCGGAGGAGGCCACAGCGGCAGAATGTGTCTCGCCCATCCCCCGGGAGACGGCCGGCCCCTTCCCGGGCAATGGCTCCCAGGGCCCCAATCTCAACGTGTTGATCCAGTCCGGCGTGGTGCGGCCCGACATCCGCACCAGCCTGGGCACCGGCAACACCGCGGCAGGGGTTCCCCTTCGCCTGGAGCTGACGCTGGTCCAGGCCGGCGGCGACTGCGCCCCCCTGCCCGGTTACGCCATCTATCTGTGGCACTGCGACGCCCAGGGCCGCTATTCCATGTACAGCCCCGGCGCCGAAGCCGAGGACTACCTGCGGGGCGTCCAGGCGGCGGACGAGAACGGCGTGGTCTCCTTCCTCACCGTTTTCCCCGGCTGCTACTCTGGCCGCTGGCCCCATTTTCATTTCGAAGTCTATGCCTCGGTGGAGGAGGCCACCGGCGCCGGAAACGTGGTCCACACGTCCCAGATTGCCCTGCCGGAGGACGTGTGCCGGTCGGTCTACGCCGATGACCGCTACGGCAGCAGCATGAACAACCTGTCCCGGCTCTCCCTGGACCAGGACGGCATCTTCCGGGACGGATGGGAGTCCCAAATGGCGGCGGTAACCGGCTCGGTGGAGGAGGGCTTCCTGGCCCGACTCACCGTGGGCGTGCCCGTGGCATAGCAGATTTCCCGGCAAAACGGGTCGTATCACTACAAAGGCGCAGAGGGCTTCCAGAGAGCAATTGGGTGAAATCTATGTCTATCTGTGAAACCTGCGGGTCGAATCTGCAAAGGTAGAGATTAGGGGATCCGGACAATGACAAAGGTGCAGTAACCACCTGTGGAGGATCCAAACACTTGCGAAGTGTTGCCCCTTCATGTACACTTGATGTGTACATGAAGGGGTGATAGCTGAAATCAATCCAAGAATGAGAATCATCCATGGTAGAAGTGAACATTAGAGAGCTACGAAAACAACTGGCCGCATATATTGCCCGTGCGGAAGCAGGTGAAGAAATCGTCGTTACCCGGCATGGAAAAGCTGTTGCCAGACTGACGGCGCCGGTACGTCCACGGCCACAGTTCCCCGATCTAACCGAGTTTCGAGCCAGCATCGCGCTGCGCGGGGAAGCCATGAGCGAAACCATCATCGCCGAACGTCAAGATGCGCGCTATTAATGCATGATTTACCTTGACACCAGCGTTCTGGTTGCCTATTATGTGCCGGAACCCCTGAGCGACCTGGCGCAACAACGATTGATGGCCGCTTCGGCTGTCATAGTGAGTGAGCTGGCCCAGATCGAATTTGTCAGAGCTTTGGCACAGCGGCTACGACTCGGCGATCTATCATGGACAGCCGCGCAGCAAGTTACCACACTCTTTGCCAGTCATCTGGCCCAGGGACTGTACATTCCTCTTCATCTGCACAGCGTTGTCTATCAGGAGGCGCAAACTTACATCAGGCGCTTCGATCTGGCTCTCAAAGCACCCGATGCGCTGCACCTGGCAGCTGCCGCGTTGGCCCAGGCCCCACTGGTTACGGCAGATCGGCAATTGGCGCGCAACGCCAACCGGTTGGGTGTCGACTGCGAATTGTTGAGCGTGTCGCGATCAGGATAAAATCGCCCTGAAAGCGCTTGACGCCAAAACCACAGGGATGCGGTCATATCAGTTTGTTCTATAGCCGTTCCATGTACCCTATGGATGCACGCCCCCAGGTATGGACGACTGGAAGTCCCATCCTCCACAGCTTGTTTCCCCCCTGTAGGCGCAGCTCGTAGCTGCGCCTACAAGAAAGGGCGCCGGTTTGCCGTAGATTCTCTCGTAAAAGTCAAGAGAGAAGGTTCAAGAAACAGACCTGGGAGCGGGCTCAAAAGGGCGCTCTGAGCACGGCTCCCAGCCGCCCCATGTCACCAAGCCCACACAGATCCCGGCCCCCCATAGAGCTGGCCACCTTCGGCGGGCCTCCAGCCCCCCTACGTACCCAGGGCACCCAATCCGGGGGAATAGGGGCACTTGCCGTAGGTGCGGTCTCCGGCCGCACGATTTCACCAAATCCAGATGGGATGCCCATTTCCGTAGGGGCGGGCCGCCGTGCCCGCCCTACGTAACCAGGACATCCATCTGTATTCATCTATGAAATCTGTGGCTTCGGGAATGGAGCCATTGTAGATCCGGAAGCAAACCTTGCAGGATCGTCCAATCATTCTGGATGATTGTCCTATCCCCTTCCATCCCAGCGCTCTATAATACCTGTGAAATGATGAAAACGACAGCGTCAATCAACCAGTGATTCCTGCGTGGTACGCGGTGCGTAGTCCGTGCAGTCGTTCACGCACTACGCACCACGCAATCCATCGATGTATTTACACCGCTTTGTGTTAGCCCAGATGGAAACCAACAGGAAGGAGACTCCCATGCAAATCATCCGCAACGGTTCACAGCCCTCAGCCCGGGGATCCGCCGAGTGGTTCACCGGCGCGGTGCGCGTCGACCCGCTCTTCCAGGCACCGGAGCCGGCCCGGGTGCGCTGTGCCAGCGTCACCTTCGAGCCGGGCGCGCGCACCGCCTGGCATACCCATCCACTGGGGCAAACCCTGATCGTGACGGCCGGCCGCGGCCGGGTGCAGCGCTGGGGCGGCCCGGTGGAGGAGATCCGCGCCGGCGATGTGGTCTGGTTCGAGCCGGGGGAGAAGCACTGGCACGGTGCGTCACCGACGACGGCGATGGCGCATATCGCTATTCAAGAGGCGCTGGAGGGCAAGACGGTGGAGTGGATGGAACAAGTCAGCGATGAGGAGTACCTCGGATAAGCGTATCCATCGGGAATCGTATATCCCACTTCGCCTTGTCTGACTCAGATTTCAGGTGGAATCACGAACGGTTAAACCTATTGGACATCGAAGAGGAGCATAAGAGTGTCGATTATTCCAACTGTAACCCTCAACAACGGCGTCAAAATGCCGATTTTGGGCTATGGGGTCTTTCAAATTCCCGATCTCGCAGAATGTGAACGTTGCGTGCTGGATGCGCTGGAGGTCGGCTATCGGCTGATCGACACCGCCGCGTCGTATGGCAATGAAGCGGCAGTCGGCGCTGCCATCAAGCGCAGCGGCGTGCCCCGCGAGGAGATTTTCGTGACAACCAAGCTCTGGCTTCAGGACACCGGCTACGAAAAGACCAAACGGGCGTTCGAGCGGTCGATGCAACGGCTGCAACTGGACTACCTCGATCTCTATCTGATCCACCAGCCCTACGGCGATGTCCACGGCTCCTGGCGCGCCATGGAGGAGCTGTACCGGGAGGGACGCATCCGCGCCATCGGCGTCAGCAACTTTTATCCCGACCGGGTGATGGATCTCATCATGTACAACGAAGTGGTCCCGGCAGTGAACCAGATCGAATGTCATCCCTTCCATCAACAGATCGAGACCCAGGCTTTCCTGTCGGAAAACAACGTACAGATCGAATCGTGGGGGCCGTTTGCCGAAGGCAGAAACAACATCTTCCAAAACGACGTGCTGCGTTCGATTGGGGAGAAGCACCACAAGACTGTGGCGCAGGTCATCTTGCGCTGGCTGATCCAGCGCCGGGTCGTAGCGATCCCTAAGACGGTGCGCAGGGAGCGCATGGAGGAGAACTTCAACGTGTTCGACTTTGAGCTGGATGCCGAGGACATGGCAGCCATTGCGACGCTGGACACGAAGACCAGCGCATTCTTCGACCACCGGGACCCGGCGGTCGTGAAGCGGCTGTGCGAGCTGAAACGGTCTACGTAAGGCTTTGCATGGCAGTCAGGCGCTGAGTATTCAGGCGCATCTCAAGGAGCAAGAAATGTCTGAACCAAAGCAACCTTCCCGTGCGCAGCAGTTGGTGGGCGATTTTGCGCCCAAGTTGGCGGAATTGACCGATGAAGTGTTGTTTGGCGACGTGTGGGCGCGGCCGGAGCTTTCCCCCCGCGACCGCAGCCTGGTGACCGTGGCCGCGCTGATCGCCAACGGCAACACCGAGCAGCTCTCCGGCCACCTGCTCCGAGCCAGGGAGAACGGTCTCACGGAAAGCGAGCTGGCCGAGGTCATCATTCACCTGGCCTTCTATGCCGGTTGGCCCCGGGCGATGTCGGCCGTCCGGGTGGCGCGCGAGGTCTTCAACCGATAAGGATCATCTCACCATGAGTAATAACATTCAAGGGAAAGTCACTGTGATCACAGGGGCAAGCAGCGGGCTGGGCGAAGCGACCGCCCGCCTGCTGGCTGCAGAGGGAGCGTGCGTTGTGTTGGGGGCACGGCGCGCAGAGCGCATCCAGGCGTTGGCGGAGGAGCTGGTTGCTAACGGCGGCAAGGCACTCGCCATCCCAACCGACGTCACCGACTACGGCCAGGTCAAGCGACTGGTTGACGCCGCCGTGCAAACCTTCGGACGGCTTGACGTCATGATCAACAACGCCGGGGTGATGCCCCATTCTTCTCTAGAGCGGCTCAAGGTCAACGATTGGGACCGGATGATCGATGTGAATATCAAAGGCGTGCTCTATGGCATCGCCGCTGTATTGCCGTACATGCAGCAACAGAAATCCGGCCACATCATCAACGTGTCGTCGGTGGCGGGACACAAGGTGCGCCCAGGTGCGGTGGT harbors:
- a CDS encoding intradiol ring-cleavage dioxygenase, with the translated sequence MHPQTHLHPDSPQDLYDLGLKTDLVMLSQSPMTRRRVLSMGLMGIGALLAGCAPIGTPTPAATGGQPSTPEEATAAECVSPIPRETAGPFPGNGSQGPNLNVLIQSGVVRPDIRTSLGTGNTAAGVPLRLELTLVQAGGDCAPLPGYAIYLWHCDAQGRYSMYSPGAEAEDYLRGVQAADENGVVSFLTVFPGCYSGRWPHFHFEVYASVEEATGAGNVVHTSQIALPEDVCRSVYADDRYGSSMNNLSRLSLDQDGIFRDGWESQMAAVTGSVEEGFLARLTVGVPVA
- a CDS encoding type II toxin-antitoxin system VapC family toxin encodes the protein MIYLDTSVLVAYYVPEPLSDLAQQRLMAASAVIVSELAQIEFVRALAQRLRLGDLSWTAAQQVTTLFASHLAQGLYIPLHLHSVVYQEAQTYIRRFDLALKAPDALHLAAAALAQAPLVTADRQLARNANRLGVDCELLSVSRSG
- a CDS encoding (R)-mandelonitrile lyase gives rise to the protein MQIIRNGSQPSARGSAEWFTGAVRVDPLFQAPEPARVRCASVTFEPGARTAWHTHPLGQTLIVTAGRGRVQRWGGPVEEIRAGDVVWFEPGEKHWHGASPTTAMAHIAIQEALEGKTVEWMEQVSDEEYLG
- a CDS encoding carboxymuconolactone decarboxylase family protein, whose amino-acid sequence is MSEPKQPSRAQQLVGDFAPKLAELTDEVLFGDVWARPELSPRDRSLVTVAALIANGNTEQLSGHLLRARENGLTESELAEVIIHLAFYAGWPRAMSAVRVAREVFNR
- a CDS encoding RidA family protein; the protein is MAHRQLISSGSPYEPRIGFSRAVRVGPHVFVSGTAPIAPDGTPAAPGDPAGQARRCFEIIQAALEEAGASLAHVVRTRIFLRRIEDWAQVAQVHGEFFGAVRPASTVVEVSRFIDPAWLIEVEADAFIDLES
- a CDS encoding dihydrofolate reductase family protein yields the protein MRRIRYQVACSLDGYIAGPNGEVDWIPPEPDIDFEAFFAQFDTLLMGRKTYEILSLDDPTYGHLYADKALIVASRTLRPEAHPRATVVAELTPAYLEQLRRQPGKDIWLFGGGELFRTLLAMGHVDTVELAMVPILLGSGVPFLPPPASRHRLKPLDQQLFPQSGIILLNYAVAPNGAPSSE
- a CDS encoding MoaD/ThiS family protein; amino-acid sequence: MDITVRLSAGLAQEIGQARLQLTLPETATVADLYASGCGPVIRPRAPRSTRPSLLLPAAMSL
- a CDS encoding ABC transporter ATP-binding protein — its product is MTERLSQPVTAGATQPDDIYQNPEIVLQVRHLKKYFPLESGFFRRRVGVVRAVDDVSFTIREGETVSLVGESGCGKTTTSRCIVRALDPTDGEILYRTYEGNVVDLARMSQAEIRPLRRGIQMVFQDPFSSLNPRMTIYEIVSEPLRVHNIGTRQEREERVADLLRRVGLRAEYMRRFPHAFSGGQRQRIGIARALAANPRLIVADEPVSALDVSVQAQVLNLMMDLQDEFKLTYLFVAHDLSVVNQISNKVLVMYVGRVVEVGPPQELFKAPKHPYTAALIASVPRPDPFQRKERIIPEGEVANPANPPSGCYFHPRCPFAVERCRQETPQLEEIAPGRLVSCHRARELELAV
- the katG gene encoding catalase/peroxidase HPI: MSENGKCPVHDTQAYRTQRRTNRDWWPNQLNLKVLHQNPPAGNPLGEDFDYAEAFSTLDLAAVKKDIEQVLTTSQDWWPADYGHYGPLIIRMAWHSAGTYRVSDGRGGASDGTQRFAPLNSWPDNINLDRARRLLWPVKKKYGRKLSWADLMILAGNVALESMGFQTFGFGGGREDVWEPDESVDWGPEGEWLGDERHDEEGLLREDLAADHMGLIYVNPEGPGGKPDPKAAARFIRQSFARMAMNDEETVALIAGGHTFGKTHGAAPSSYLGPDPEAAPIEAQGLGWQNSFGTGKGNDTITSGLEGAWTATPTQWDNSFFDNLFNYEWELEKSPGGAWQWRAKNPEAQNTVPDAHDPSKRHAPVMLTTDLALKEDPIYREISKRFHENPEEFQKAFAKAWYKLTHRDMGPRVRLLGPEVPEEELLWQDPIPEVDHELIGPAEIAELKQRILASGLTVPQLVRTAWASASTYRHSDKRGGANGARIRLAPQKDWPVNNPAELAHVLGVLEQIQQEFNRSRTDNVRVSLADLIVLGGCAAVEKAARDAGYDVTVPFEPGRTDASQEQTDVESFQWLEPKADGFRNYLSQKASRPAEELLVDKAQLLNLTAPEMTVLVGGMRALNANYDGSNLGILTNRPGLLTNDFFVNLLDMGTEWKALSEDGQLFEGRDRATGEHKWIASRFDLIFGANSQLRAIAEVYACDDAAEKFVHDFVAAWHKVMSLDRFDLARQRLEAKLQAKGLQQQAA
- a CDS encoding acetamidase/formamidase family protein — translated: MATQYQVEPTSSTANGETTGYETVFVNEFTNGILDPNQPMLGPVRDGGHIVANTAPGCWGPMITPEIRGGHEVTRPVAVAGAEPGDAIVLRIQDITVTSLATASGNDQHMQGRFLGDPYVAGRCPECGTLYPKTVIRGIGQEAVRCANCGADATPFTFTNGYTIAFDGNHQVGVTLHQEAAEEIARQAKRYAALPDNSIQNPILTFAPHDLVGLVARLRPFMGQLGTTPSMPIPDSHNAGDFGAFLIGAPHEYAITSEQLEEHRTDGHMDIDAVRAGAILICPVKAPGGGVYLGDMHALQGDGEIAGHTCDVSGTVTLQVHLLKGLHIDGPILLPVLEDLPFLARPLTAEERERALQVARAWGVERLEESAPISVIGTGPDLNAATDNGLARAAKLLGMTVPEVKNRATITGAIEIGRHPGVVQVTFRAPLERLEPLGLLPFIRDQYGIG
- a CDS encoding Fur family transcriptional regulator; this translates as MKNDPAALLRQHGLHVTAQRLAVLRAVAAHPHITADRVLELAQAELGAISRQAIYDALNTLADKGLIRRIQPMGSPARYEDRVGDNHHHLICRNCGRVVDVECAVGLAPCLTPSDTMGYEIDEAEVIYWGRCPSCRAQPEGESHPPG
- a CDS encoding type II toxin-antitoxin system Phd/YefM family antitoxin translates to MVEVNIRELRKQLAAYIARAEAGEEIVVTRHGKAVARLTAPVRPRPQFPDLTEFRASIALRGEAMSETIIAERQDARY
- a CDS encoding SDR family oxidoreductase; amino-acid sequence: MSNNIQGKVTVITGASSGLGEATARLLAAEGACVVLGARRAERIQALAEELVANGGKALAIPTDVTDYGQVKRLVDAAVQTFGRLDVMINNAGVMPHSSLERLKVNDWDRMIDVNIKGVLYGIAAVLPYMQQQKSGHIINVSSVAGHKVRPGAVVYAATKTAVRVISEGLRMEVKPYNIRTTVISPGAVATELPESVTEPDVAENVRRLYAEFAIPADSFARMVAFAISQPEEVDVNEILFRPTRQEL
- a CDS encoding aldo/keto reductase, with product MSIIPTVTLNNGVKMPILGYGVFQIPDLAECERCVLDALEVGYRLIDTAASYGNEAAVGAAIKRSGVPREEIFVTTKLWLQDTGYEKTKRAFERSMQRLQLDYLDLYLIHQPYGDVHGSWRAMEELYREGRIRAIGVSNFYPDRVMDLIMYNEVVPAVNQIECHPFHQQIETQAFLSENNVQIESWGPFAEGRNNIFQNDVLRSIGEKHHKTVAQVILRWLIQRRVVAIPKTVRRERMEENFNVFDFELDAEDMAAIATLDTKTSAFFDHRDPAVVKRLCELKRST